A genomic window from Antedon mediterranea chromosome 4, ecAntMedi1.1, whole genome shotgun sequence includes:
- the LOC140048066 gene encoding uncharacterized protein yields the protein MDSESDLESVSSDRPSSSSSSSSDEENGTGLIIPYNFEPRFEEHELQDIDEEAQGEDVDMMAARLDNLEWCSCEHCQIMGSGEECICCKECENTSAKLEDNVNLFNNDAPFSCITNHPGFKSVALDPWVLEVAWLSYKQHYDKKVIYNGPKNKKYRHISYRQYARWIHGYVGKNIRIVLPSCVVSCIRAHFPPPGDDPVFTGFKLPDLN from the exons ATGGATTCCGAAAGCGATTTAGAAAGTGTTTCATCAGATagacctagtagtagtagttcaTCATCAAGTGATGAGGAAAATGGTACTGGCCTTATAATACCATATAATTTCGAACCACGTTTTGAGGAACATGAATTACAAGACATTGATGAAGAAGCCCAAGGTGAAGATGTTGACATGATGGCTGCACGCCTGGATAATTTAGAATG GTGTTCCTGTGAACATTGCCAAATCATGGGCTCAGGGGAAGAGTGCATCTGCTGCAAGGAGTGCGAAAACACAAGTGCTAAACTTGAAGACAATGTCAATCTGTTCAACAATGATGCTCCATTCTCCTGCATCACAAATCATCCAGGTTTCAAGTCTGTTGCTCTTGACCCTTGGGTGCTGGAAGTAGCATGGCTTTCGTATAAGCAACACTATGATAAGAAAGTTATCTATAACGGaccaaaaaacaaaaagtaCCGTCACATATCGTACAGACAGTATGCCCGATGGATACATGGATATGTCGGAAAAAATATCCGTATAGTGCTTCCGTCTTGTGTTGTCTCTTGCATAAGAGCACATTTCCCACCACCTGGAGATGACCCGGTGTTTACAGGATTTAAATTACCTGACCTAAATTAA